A genomic region of Miscanthus floridulus cultivar M001 chromosome 3, ASM1932011v1, whole genome shotgun sequence contains the following coding sequences:
- the LOC136541655 gene encoding histone-lysine N-methyltransferase family member SUVH9-like, with amino-acid sequence MRREGLGNFGAEEEAREGGQGSLVMEMDVEESSPSSSPMSSPAGSSDSIDLNFLPFLKREPKSEPASPELGPLPLPGPPTQTPPQQHAAAPAPAPEASVPLPPATPDLSSAPVMAPLQSLPPNQDVDALLQEYYRLASLYVSSTGSGAIVPAPAPEAAAPAVVQSASGSVVKKRRPRSSDLVRVSSLGVQDQIYFRDLVRRARITFECLRGLLLRDDERAESLGLAGVAGFGVARERRRVRADLRAAALMADHDLWLNRDRRIVGPMPGISVGDAFFFRMELCVLGLHGQVQAGIDYVTAGRSASGEPIATSIIVSGGYEDDDDHGDVLVYTGHGGRDPNLHKHCVDQKLEGGNLALERSMAYGIEIRVIRAVKSRRSPVGKVYFYDGLYKVVDYWLDRGKSGFGVYKYRMLRIEGQEPMGTVNYRVAEQLKMDVLAIRPTGYLSFDISMGRETLPVALFNDVDDDQDPLLFEYLARPIFPTSAVQGKFAEGGGGGCDCAGICSIGCNCAGRNGGEFAYDKTGTLLRGKPLVYECGPYCRCPPSCPNRVSQKGLQHRLEVFRSRETGWGVRSLDLIKAGTFICEFSGIVLTHQQSEIVAANGDCLVRPSRFPPRWLDWGDISDVNPDYVAPDHPAIPELNFAIDVSRARNVACYFSHSCSPNMFVQFVLFDHYNASYPHLMIFAMENIPPLRELSIDYGMVDEWVGQLTM; translated from the coding sequence ATGCGCCGCGAGGGTTTGGGGAATTTTGGAGCGGAGGAGGAGGCAAGGGAGGGCGGGCAGGGAAGTTTGGTTATGGAAATGGATGTGGAGGAATCCTCGCCGTCTTCGTCGCCGATGTCGTCTCCAGCCGGGTCGTCGGATTCCATAGACCTCAACTTCCTGCCGTTCCTCAAGAGGGAGCCCAAGTCGGAGCCGGCGTCACCAGAGCTCGGGCCCCTGCCGCTGCCTGGGCCCCCGACCCAGACGCCGCCGCAACAGCATgcggcggctccggctccggctcctgagGCCTCGGTGCCTCTGCCGCCAGCGACTCCTGACCTCTCGTCCGCGCCGGTGATGGCGCCGCTGCAGTCGCTGCCACCTAACCAGGACGTGGACGCGCTCCTTCAGGAGTACTACCGCCTCGCGAGCCTCTACGTCTCGTCTACGGGGTCCGGGGCGATCgtcccggcgccggcgccggaggcGGCCGCACCGGCGGTGGTGCAGTCCGCGTCCGGGTCCGTCGTGAAGAAGCGCCGGCCGCGTTCGTCGGACCTCGTGCGGGTCTCCTCGCTCGGAGTGCAGGACCAGATCTACTTCCGCGACCTCGTGCGCAGGGCGCGCATCACTTTCGAGTGCCTCCGCGGGCTGCTACTCAGGGATGACGAGCGCGCCGAGTCCCTCGGCCTCGCGGGCGTCGCCGGGTTCGGCGTTGCCAGGGAACGGCGCCGCGTCCGCGCGGACCTGCGCGCCGCAGCGCTCATGGCGGACCACGACCTCTGGCTCAATCGCGACCGCCGCATCGTGGGGCCGATGCCCGGGATCTCGGTGGGCGACGCCTTCTTCTTCCGCATGGAGCTCTGCGTGCTTGGCCTCCATGGCCAGGTGCAGGCAGGAATTGATTATGTCACTGCAGGGAGGTCTGCATCTGGGGAGCCTATAGCCACATCTATAATTGTATCTGGTGGgtatgaggatgatgatgatcacgGCGACGTACTTGTGTACACTGGGCATGGTGGCCGTGATCCCAACCTCCACAAGCATTGCGTTGATCAGAAGCTGGAGGGCGGCAATCTTGCGCTTGAGCGCAGCATGGCTTATGGTATTGAGATTCGTGTAATCCGTGCTGTCAAGTCAAGACGAAGCCCTGTTGGTAAGGTATACTTCTACGATGGCCTCTACAAGGTTGTCGACTACTGGCTCGACCGTGGGAAATCTGGGTTTGGTGTTTATAAGTATAGAATGCTGCGCATTGAGGGCCAAGAGCCCATGGGTACTGTCAATTATCGAGTAGCTGAACAGCTTAAGATGGATGTGTTGGCTATAAGGCCAACAGGGTATTTGAGCTTTGATATCTCCATGGGCCGAGAGACCTTGCCAGTTGCACTCTTCAatgatgttgatgatgatcaGGACCCACTCTTGTTTGAGTATCTGGCACGGCCAATATTTCCTACCTCTGCTGTCCAGGGGAAGTTTGCtgaaggtggtggtggtggttgtgatTGCGCTGGGATTTGCTCAATTGGATGTAACTGTGCAGGGAGGAATGGTGGCGAGTTTGCATATGATAAGACTGGAACCCTGCTACGAGGCAAGCCACTGGTATATGAGTGTGGGCCATACTGCAGGTGCCCACCTAGTTGCCCCAACAGGGTTAGTCAGAAGGGGCTTCAACATAGGCTTGAGGTATTCCGGTCAAGGGAGACTGGGTGGGGAGTTCGGTCTTTGGATCTCATTAAGGCTGGCACATTCATTTGTGAATTCAGCGGGATTGTCCTTACTCACCAGCAGTCAGAGATTGTGGCAGCGAATGGCGATTGCCTGGTGCGTCCAAGTAGGTTTCCTCCAAGGTGGTTGGATTGGGGTGATATATCTGATGTGAACCCTGATTATGTGGCTCCAGACCATCCTGCTATTCCTGAGTTAAACTTTGCAATTGATGTGTCAAGGGCAAGGAATGTGGCATGCTATTTCAGCCACAGTTGCAGTCCAAACATGTTTGTCCAGTTTGTGCTGTTTGATCATTACAATGCGTCTTACCCCCacctcatgatctttgccatGGAAAACATTCCACCATTGAGGGAGCTAAGCATTGACTATGGGATGGTTGATGAATGGGTTGGACAGTTAACCATGTAG